The Nomia melanderi isolate GNS246 chromosome 4, iyNomMela1, whole genome shotgun sequence genome segment ATGGGTGGCAAAGAAATCACGGGTTGagttaaggggggaaatacctttagacggatgaaaatgagcttatatttatgaatttttttgtaaaggaaaggattgttttacatttttgaaactttggttatcatttattatattctttctctattacaacgcattttttgtttttcaaaatatttaaaaatggcggagttatgtCCCTGTTTTTTGGGATGGTTGTGGTGCGACTTATTAAATGTTGTAAGCTCTAGCATTGGctacattgatttgaaacaaaccagcaaaacatatttcgataactaacaTTTACAGTTTGTAGGTGAAtctaaaaaaagtgaaaaatattgaaaattgaaaaaatggtacgcgtttaaacagaaacttcgaattttacatgaaattttcgctatattttgcaccaaaaaggtacttttatttacaatttatttcatacatttagGTTCAGatagaagacaatattgttatagatatgtgTGCAAAGTTTCAGTAAGATTGATTGAGGAGTTTTTGAGTTATTGgttccaccgatttcgaaaatgtagttttgagataaacacgttcaaagtttcgataagtgataactcaataatttcaatgacttagcAGCTAGTCTGCGATTTCTGCGCCATACAATATTCTTTCTGTTTCCTCATAGAGCTGATTTTCCTCCATACGTTGCTCTCTTCTTGTTTTTCGAGCCTCTTTGGTAGTTAATGAGGTGCGTCGCTCCTGTCGAATTACtctctgttcgtcgattttgtcggcgtatgtttttgcttgttttccaattacagtattcaaagcactcatagttcttaaaactgaagcatATCCTTCGTTAAATAAGCCTGCTgccaattcaataatttttattcctgagtgcaggtgctttggagcgaagcgccaaacagttgagttgaaactctcgttattgTTCCGAGTATGTCCGCCCAAGCACCTCTCAAGTAGATTctcttcagataaatcttcgtaaattggtAGGATGTGCTTCTGCACGTCTGGATGCAGTAgtgcaggatgttctataaggtgcaaatttgctcctgtagctagagctttctgccacttgcaccagctgtcatttcctaccgggcagtattcgtgccttggattttctttggtggagcataagtgataatacgaggccattatagctttcttcatattttccacactatgaatatttcttcgtatcgCTAAGCCATAGTATGCGGTGAGTTACCTGATAACCGCATCAGTCAGCTTGCCTTTCCCACcgaggttttttgtttttttaatatttcgaagccggctgtatgataatttttcttgtataacgcaaacaatgtaaagtaacatgtttacaatgattgaaaggagggaattatgaaaggcgggtcctccgcttctaacgcgtgaatatatacctgcggtgggctaccgcctatgagtcccgattgcatcagaagggctccgaatttcgctttgaaactttggcaccatactcttaagatgttatactaacatcctatagaaaaaaaatatagcaattttttaaggttctaaaggtatttccccccttaaacGTGGGACTTATATTCGCGTCAATATATTTTCTATCGTGctaaatttgtatttgttactAAGTTTGCACTGAAATTCTTTTGTGTATATAGAAATAACAGTATTTTCAATAGGATATTCAATTGTTTGATTCTGATATTGATTTCGAGTAGTACTCACTGTAACCATCAATCGGTCAAAGTACGTACTAGCAGATTGAGGTGCTAAAAATCCCAGGTAGGTGTACTCGACTATTGACGCATTGAATAGCAGAAAACTACAATTCAAATGGAAAGCAGTGAAACGCGTGATTCAAATCGAGCACAACTTTATTGGGTAATAAAGTCCCGTAGTTTATGTGTATGTTCCTGGAAGAGAGACGTTactcgttcctctttttttttattatgcgcGGGCCATGCACGTTGGAATACAAAGAAGACATGGGGTGAACGAACAACGAGGGCCATTGATGAAGCAGCGACGCGTTTTATTTACGGTTCATCGCGAAAAAGAGTTTCTACGAGAGAAAAGACAAGAGAAGGGGGCGAAAAAGGAATAGGAAAGTGAACGGGACTACGTTTTGATTTTGCAGCGGGCACGTTACGCTTGAATGGCGGATTATAGCACGGTTCCAGCCGTTTATGATGACGAACGGCGTAAAGTCTCGACTATTTAACGAATTGTATAAGAGGCTGCGTAATAAATTTTATCGCTCGACAGGATTGAAGACAAATGTGTGCTCCTCATTATAAGTGCAAGTTTCTTCCGAAGATAGGAACATTGAGAATAGCAAAGTAATGAAACTGTTTGTTCCGGCATGGTTTATTTGGACGCGACATAGCCGTCGATGCGAGTAGATTTATGGTACGGACAATTATCCTCGCTCGTTTCTAACACAATATAACTACATTTTAGAAGCGTTTTACTGATAGCTGCATTTTACTATCTGGTGTCATAACTGACCAGCAGTTGACACACTATAAACCAACCGAAACGGCAGCTCAACAACTTGAACCCCGAGCGCGCAGCCACCGGTacccttgcaggtcagaagggaaaACGTACCTCCTACCTTCAccacaagtaatgtgggcgtaggcaAAAAACTGTCATCGACAACACTCCGATCGTTCGGCTTTCCGATTTgatactaaggacaccgccctacgCCACTATTTTTACATATATAGAGTTACAGACTCACGATAAGGCAGACAGACATGTAGTCAAcataagttaattacaaatcacgctgtactcactggacaaataCACACATCAActttgtacatacatacatactcctttcactcattatcaATCAACAAAAACAGTCCACTTTCAACCGAGAAAAGGAGGAGCCCTTTTTTCATCCGAAATatttcacacaaagttaattcggcgtgtgaaagtgttacgcaacATCCACTAACATTGCCTGGATAGTGTGCACGAACACTGTTCTAAAAATGTTCATCACGAGTCTTGCTCGTCGTTATACGACAAAGGGTCAATATCGGACAGGATTCAGTTTTCATAAAACATTATTGAAACACGCCGGCTAGTTTGTCGCGTTCCCTCTTTTTTAacttattatacttattattaaacataaaattatttaaaacagaacgatcgtgaaaaactttatcataattattataaaaatttataaaacaattaaacattatatatatacatataaaaagtgaccggggtccaggtctatacagcgcgtagtcacggccctgcatagctgtggccggcgagcgatggccatatggcgcgaaagttccgtgcacgcgctcttcgcggacattttcttatcctgtcccaaagaaaaaccgatctcacgcttTCCACGGAGGGATTCCTCTTCAGagatgtctgcagaatccagtGGTGCACAGCAAATCCGTGCTGGctaacccacttttcgtagaaatgtatcagaagtgcgtacaaagtacgtgcatttacccttttttaaactttgatcatcatgtATAAACATTTACTGATACAcagtattcaaaatttttatagctacatattcgggcaactctcctctatcttttacgacaaattttaactgcctattgtTTTTACTTTTCACGTAACAtttgtttctgtgaaaaatttGGCCGTTTTTACAagaacccagttttttcgaaaactgaacgtgacccagcaattcgGTTTTCGGTTTCGTATTTAGGGTGAGGAACTCTGTAAGGATCACCTAGTGATTATTGCGAAAAGCAacataggttaaaatttgttccacagtggaATAGACGCTTTAGCGAAAAGAAGTGGAGATTGAGTGCGAGTGAGATATGTACTTACATATTAACTTATTTACCGTTCATTGTGTTGTGCAAGTCTCACGTGTAGCGTAGAGTGCGGATACTTTCGATTCAGAAAAGACAGAGAATCAAAAGTTTGCGACTGACGTATTGCGGACACATAAGTGTACGTATGCGTGTATACAAGTTATGTAAAGAAATgagttatttttgtaataattgtatatacaaCGCTATacttgaaatgatttaatatgcGAGAAACATAAAATCATTCGTTTACAAAAACAAAACGTTTCCTTCATTGAAGGTTGCTGATCCCATGTAACGTATATTTACAAATCGTTGGACGGATGTTCCGAATTCTAATGAAGTCCGTGGCATCTCTAATTTCTCAGAATTTTTCGTCTTCAGATATTTTGTCCGTAGTACTCTATGAACGACATTGTTATACGAAATATCTCGTTCATAGCATCCCATGAATGACATTATGTCGAGAAATCTCATCCAGAGAAGCGTACGGATTAATCGCGTGCGGCGTGAAGCGTTCGTGCGGATTCCGAGTGGCGGAAATACGTCGGGAGAAAAGAAGACTTCAGCTATTCGAAGGTGTTGCTACTGTTACTTGAAACGTGTATATTTCAATGCCGTTGCGCGGGACGGTCAGCAGGCTATTGCTGGCTGGATCGGCTATTTGCAAATTCATCGGATAGTTTATACTGGTTCAGGAATAGCGAAATAAGTATTCATAGCCCGTAGCCGGCGCGCCGGCCCAACCCGGTTCCCAGCTCGACCCGCCACCGGCCGAGTTAACACGGGAAAGAGACGCATGGTAAGTATACGGTCCGAAGTAAGCAGCACGGAGAGCAGATAAGGAGCCACCGGCGAAACCAGCGAGATTAATTCGAACCTGGCTTTATTTCGGAATAAACATGCCCAGTAGGTGCGACCAACTGTTTTACGCTGAAATAAACATGGAAAAGGATTCAGTAAAACAATGGCCATCTGCACTTAACCAGTCTGGTTTTGGTTTCGAGCTTATGGAAGGATCACCTTCAGTGTGTTGGCTGATTTTTACCCCTATGTCACTAATCTCTCGGTAAAATAAGTGTCGCGTATATTGTATTTATGGTTACGGAACAAGCGTTTACCAATTGAATATGATTTAGTGATTTAGAGTTTACCATATTGCAGAAATTAAGATCTTGAATAGATTTTCTTTCCATATATGCAGTTATATAGAAGTGACACTCAACTTTCTGAGTATTTAGGATAAACTGttgatataattgtaataaattctcTTTCAAGTTGTGTATAGCTTCAAGAAGTTGTGGATAGTAAAATATTCCACTCGTCCAAACTTAATTCTTATCTTTTCTTCATAGAAATCCTTCTTTACGGAAGACTTCGGTTATACAACGgaaagtaacaatttttattgtttcttgcAGATATCTCGAAAGCTATGCATACTTGACGGTTATATCAATGAGTTGTTAGTATATAATAGATCGTTAGagataattaagtaaaattcaTCTTAACCAGATGTTCCGTCCGATGCAACATcgaacaaaacggcgaaaatcctcgaaggttcgtttatgatacggacatgccaacaaatttattttcgggattagcttttttcgaactcagtttatttattttagttacaaggggcaatttcaccctaaaccatgataaaatcatttagttaatccgcgcatgtccagacaatagtttggaatttttacttcgttcgcacagacaaccgaccatatcataaaccgggaatttccgaagggtcgacgcgaacctcgttcgtaacggttccgccagacatgagtGAACtaggaggaaatttccaaggcatcggcaaatcttcgaggatccctcgcacgtggccattgccctcacccttgcaccaagagggctggccaaggggcgtcgtccaagacgtcCCCGATTTTTAGAATTATGCaccgattgggtattttcggCTTTCCAATCAGcacactcgacacaaaacctgtaggtgttgtataaaGACACCAACAGGATCGCACGAGTGTTTTACACAGTTACAGACAGTTACGCAGTTAACATCAATCAGAATAGATCAgaatcactcaaccgttcggagtgacgatattctcagatactcaaccgttcggagtaacgagatatcattcattcattcaaacagtcagtcagtccatcgttcgggacaactacactccagcttcacactccgaagaagcatccaattcgaaattcgagaattcgttagTCTCAAAACGCGCAACATCAAACGGGTTCTCAGTATCGTGAGAAACTAgtggtctgatctcaatcattcggagatcagagtcgaatcagtcgatttctgaagaaatttggaaatcgaagcatcgtgagtattaacgagacctaaagttaaagctgggatttacaaccccagccgaggaattaaatccgcgttagtattcgtgtacgggcgtgcaactatcgaggttgccacgctgcgacgtcacatttttcggtccttcgagccggatctactacggaACAGTTTTTGGTCTTTCGAAccggatctgtgacgtaacACCAGAGAATATAGTCTCTCGACGATTTCACTCCCGTGCTATTTTAGCCTGATTCAAACGAAGTTCACCGGTGGTTtctgttcgtgcacgctgtctaGGCAGTATTaatggacgtggcgtaacactttgacatgccgaattaaccttgtgtgaaataaatGTGATGAAAagaggcttctccttttctcgtttgaaagtggactgtatttgtttaatattgagtgaaaggaatgtgtatgtgtatacaaagttacagtgtgtgtgttgtccagtgagtacagcgtgattagtaatgaacttgtgatgtatgtctgtctgtctggtctgtctcaatgtctctctctatatataaaaatacagagatagggcggtgtTCTTCGTGACAAATCAGCaggctaaaacgctcggggtgttgctagttatagttttttaagctacgcccacattacttgtagtggaggtagggggtacgtcgtccCTGCTGCCCTGtgaaggtaccggtggctgtgcgctcggggtttaggtCGTTGTTCCGTCCCAAGACCGACGGAAATTCGAAGGCCTTCGATGACCATCGCCATCGCGGTTTATGGCACGGAAATCCACGAATTACGTCTTAGAATCGCTAAGATGGAAAAGGATTACGAAATTTTCGAATCCATTCAGCACGCGTTAGAATTAGCCGCGTCAGGCGATGAGTATGAAACGCGATTAGCGGAACGAACCGAAATTGACGATTCATATTTACGTAGCATGGCTCGCGCCAAACGGCTGATTTGTGATTTTGAAGCTCGTACAGTTCAGTCATCCCAGTCGAACAATCTTCACCTTGCCGTAAATTCGCAATCGCCGCTCACGATAAATTCAGAGTCGCACGTCAAACTACCAACCTTGCATCTTCCGATCTTCAGTGGATCGTGCTTCAGGCTTGGCCAAGCTTTTGCGATGTTTTCAAGGCTGCGGTACATGATAACGTTAATTTCCACGACgcccaaaaattaatttatttgagatCATGTTCGACCGGGAAGGCCGCTGGAAAAATCGAATCGTTAGGGACCACTACCGCAAATTATTCAGTCGCTTGGAATCTGTTGGAAAAATTCTATGATGCTCCAGGTATCGTAATTTCCAACAGAATACAAGCAATGTTTGAATTACCGACAGTCGCGCGGTTTAACGTAGATTCCTTGGGAGAATTGGTGGATCAAGCAACCAAACACTACCGTGCGCTACAGGCATTAAACCGACCATTTCTTGAAGCTTTTTCAATATACACTATAACGTCAAAATTAGACAATCATACGCGTTTATTGTGGAAGGAGGAAACTCAGGGAGAGAGTTCGCCATCTATGGAGAGTTTCCTAGAATTCTTGCACGATAGACAAAAGCTGTTAGGCACAGCCAGATGCGAAAGCTCGCATAAACCGGAATCGCTAAATGTACGGCCAAACGGGAAAACAAATCCAAGTAACAAATCATCGCAATCGCTCCGCGCACATTCAGTTACAAATATCACATGCGCTCTATGCCAAGGGAAACATTTTACACAATCGTGTGTAAAACTCGTGGATGCTAACTTAGAAAAACGATATGCACTAATAAAAAAGGCCGAATTATGTAGTAATTGCCCACGCGTCGGTCACATAGCTAAAACTTGCACGGCTAGCACATGTAAACGGTGTAACGAGAAACATCATACGCTACTACATAAGGATCGGCCGGACGATTCGCGGGACGCGGTTCAGGTCAACGTCTCGGCATTAGGGGCGAACGCGGGGGGTGAAGTCCTTTTATCTACCGCGGTCGTGAAACTCCGAGATATCCACGGCAATCGACAACCGTGTCGATTACTCCTCGATTCAGGGTCCCAATCTCATTTCCTCACCAAGCGATTTGCCAAAAGGTTAGGATTGCCCTACCAAAACGTAAAGATTCCAATAACGGGAGTCGCACAAAAATCTACCTTTATAAGGAAGGCGATTAGCTCTATTCGCGGGTGAATCAATTTAACATCGATGCAACCTTCCTAATTATACCGCAAATAATAGAGCCCGTACCGCCTCGAACGTTTTCGAAAACCGACCTCAAAATTCCGAGAAATCTCCCCCTTGCTGACCCCGACTTCAATACGCCGGCAGAGGTAAACGGGTTAGTAGGCGctgaattatttttgaaacttttatgcATTGGACAACTTTCACTAGCGGACGATACTATAGTAATCCAAAAAACAAGGCTGGGTTGGATCGTAGCGGGCAACCTCACACATAATGCTAATCACAACCTCATTCGCTGCAACGTAGCCCGCGACGCGTTACATTATCAGCTTACGCGATTTTGGGAGGTTGAGGAACTGCCTCGAGAACCTCTGATGTCCGCAGAAAATCTAGCCTGCGAGGAACACTTTCGATCGCAATTTGACCGTGACACCGTAACCGGTAGGTATATTGTTCGCCTTCCATTCAAGGATAATGTGGTAAAACTCGGGGAATCACAATCAGTGGCGCTCAAACGATTCCACAGTTTAGAACGCAAGCTTTCTAAGTGCCCAGATGTAAGGCGCGAATATGAAACATTTATGGACGAGTATTTGAGATTGGGACACATGTCCCTACTTAAGACTTCACCCACCGAGCAGGGCTATTATTTACCGCACCACTCCGTAGTAAAGCAATCAAGCTTAACCACAAAACTCCGGGTTATTTTCGATGCATCGGCCAAAACGTCAAACGGGATCTCTCTAAATGACGCGTTACTGGTAGGACCGACCATTCAGGAGGATCTCTTCTCCATATTAGTGCGTTTTCGATCACACTCATATGTGATGACCGCTGATGTGGAGAAGATGTACCGTCAGATTCTGGTTCACTCGAAGGACCGCGTGTACCAGAAGGTTTTGTGGCGCTCGAATGTCTGCGATCCGATTAAAACGTACACGTTGAATACGGCAACCAACGGCACATCCGCTGCACCCTTTCTAGCCATTCGAACATTACATCAGCTCGCCGCTGACGAAGGGAAGGAGTTCTCGCGGGCAGCTACAATAATTCGCGAGGATTTCTACGTAGATGACCTTCTGACTGGGGCTAGAACATATGACGAGGCCGTGATTATACGCGACGAATTAATAAACATCTGTAAACGAGCTGGATTTAAACTCCGCCAATGGGCAGCGAATGACGAGCGACTGACAGAGACATTAGGTGACAGAACAAACAACCGACTTTTACGACTTGACCTGGACGATACGGTAAAGACGTTAGGACTATGCTGGAATGCTAAACACAACATGATTACATATGACATTCAAGAACTAAGGCAACCCAACCGCGTGACTAAACGAACAATACTCTCTCAAACTGCAACGCTTTTCGATCCTCTTGAAATATTGGGACCCGTAATCGTACgcgcaaaaatattattacaatcgcTCTGGAAACTACAGCTGGATTGGGACGAATCAGTACCGTTGGACATCCACACCCAATGGAGTACATACTGTCgcgatttaattcaattaaagaatttaaatataagACGACAGATCACTCCAAAGGAGTATGAAATGTTGCAATTACACGGATTCTGCGATGCCAGTGAGCAAGCTTATGGGGCGTGCATTTACATTCGCGGAGTCGACAAACACGGTAAAACTTCAACACAGTTAATAGCCTCGAAATCAAGGGTTGCCCCAATTAAAACAATCACTTTGCCACGATTGGAGTTGTGCGCAGCTCATCTATTGTCAAAGCTATACGAAACCGTTATAGGCGCACTCCGTAGATTATCATTCCAAAAACCGATATTTTGGTCAGACTCTACCATAGTGCTACATTGGATACGGACATCACCGCATTTACTAAAAACATTTGTGTCACATCGAATCGCAGACATTCAGAGACTCACCCAAGCGCACGAATGGCACCATGTACAATCTGCGGACAATCCGGCTGATCTAATATCGTGCGGCTCTAATGTAGCAACCCTACTAAACGATCATCTTTGGCATCATGGTCCCGAATGGTTAGGCGAGCTAGAAATAGAATGGCCTTTTAATCAGTTGGATTTGGCGACAAAAGTTCCGGAAATGCGACCTCTCGTAGCACTGCATACACAAAATGgcgaattcaatttattcgaaagATACTCCTCCTATGGGAAACTCAATCGAGTCGTGGCATACATATTACGTTTCCGATTCATCACTTCTCGCAAGGAATCTCAAGGCAGGACTCTAACTGCCACAGAACTTCGCGAAGCGGAACAATGCATCGTAAAATGCATCCAAGGTAGAGCGTATAAGAATGAACTTCATGCGTTA includes the following:
- the LOC143174448 gene encoding LOW QUALITY PROTEIN: uncharacterized protein LOC143174448 (The sequence of the model RefSeq protein was modified relative to this genomic sequence to represent the inferred CDS: substituted 1 base at 1 genomic stop codon) gives rise to the protein MLLYIVCVIQEKLSYSRLRNIKKTKNLGGKGKLTDAVIRXLTAYYGLAIRRNIHSVENMKKAIMASYYHLCSTKENPRHEYCPVGNDSWCKWQKALATGANLHLIEHPALLHPDVQKHILPIYEDLSEENLLERCLGGHTRNNNESFNSTVWRFAPKHLHSGIKIIELAAGLFNEGYASVLRTMSALNTVIGKQAKTYADKIDEQRVIRQERRTSLTTKEARKTRREQRMEENQLYEETERILYGAEIAD